TACTATGAAATGTATATTCTGCAGCATCATCAAGGGGGAGATCCCCTCGAAGCGCCTTTATGAAGATGACAAGATCGTGTGCTTCCACGATATAAGCCCCCAGGCTCCCGTCCATATCCTCATCGTGCCCAGGAAGCACTTCCCCGACCTGCTGGCAATGTCGGCTGAGGAAGGGGAATACGCGGCCCACCTGATAAAAGCAATCCCCCTTCTTGCGAAAAAGGCCGGCCTGGAGAGCGAGGGATTCCGCCTGGTGAGCAACTGCAAGGAAAAGGCGGGCCAGAGCGTCTTCCACCTGCATTTCCATCTCATGGGGGGGCGATCATTTACCTGGCCGCCCGGGTAGCATAAAAAAGGGATTCCGCCTGGTGGGCAACTGCAGGCATATGGCGGGCCAGAGCGTCTTCCGCCTGCACTTCCATAACATGGCGGTCATTTAACTGGCCGCCCGGGTAGCAGGAAAAGCGTTTCCCCGGGAGTCGAGGCGAGAGGGGGGCCAAGCACCTCCTCAAGAAGGGCGATTGCCTCGTCATAATCAAGCTTCCCCCCGGGGTTTTCCATGGCCTGGAAGAACCTCCTGTGCGCTATCACATACTTGAATCCCTTCAGAGAGAGCTTCCCGGCATCGCACCTGAGTTCCTCAACAGGCACATAGTGCTCTTTTTCCAGGGTAAAGAAGCGGCAGAGAAGGGCATTCTCCTCTATAAAACGCTTGTAGCGACCTGGGTACCTCATCACATCAAACTCGCCAGGGCCGCCGAGCATGGCCTTCCCATGATAAATCTGGTATAAAACCGCGTCATGACAGTAGCCTATCGGCACATTGACAAGGGCAATGGCTCCTTCGCGGGAAATCATGGAATAAAAGGCGGGAGCACAAGGTCTTGACACCTGCACAGGAAGGTACCCTTTCAGAGTGAGTTCTCCTCCGTAGAGCAGCAGAAT
This Candidatus Eremiobacterota bacterium DNA region includes the following protein-coding sequences:
- a CDS encoding histidine triad nucleotide-binding protein, yielding MKCIFCSIIKGEIPSKRLYEDDKIVCFHDISPQAPVHILIVPRKHFPDLLAMSAEEGEYAAHLIKAIPLLAKKAGLESEGFRLVSNCKEKAGQSVFHLHFHLMGGRSFTWPPG